In Fusarium oxysporum f. sp. lycopersici 4287 chromosome 2, whole genome shotgun sequence, a genomic segment contains:
- a CDS encoding histone acetyltransferase, producing the protein MEARLEAEQYMTPKDFIKDARLIFDNCRQFNDENSLYVKCANKLEKYMWRQIRKISEWSHLE; encoded by the coding sequence ATGGAGGCCAGGCTGGAAGCGGAGCAATACATGACACCTAAGGATTTCATTAAAGACGCCCGGCTTATCTTTGACAACTGTCGACAATTCAATGATGAGAATTCGCTCTATGTGAAGTGTGCCAACAAGTTAGAGAAGTACATGTGGCGGCAGATACGCAAGATCTCCGAGTGGTCGCATTTGGAGTAG
- a CDS encoding histone acetyltransferase, giving the protein MSCDNRIAFVPLLLAQEGLGMGPISLLEKPAVIEERNGEIEYRVVNNDGDRESLIVLSGLKCVFQKQLPEMPKSYIARLVYDRAHMSIAIMRKPLAVVGGITYRSFKHRKFAEIVFCAVLSDEQAKGYGAHLMLHLKDYIKALSNMMHLLTYADNSAIPYFKK; this is encoded by the exons ATGAGTTGCGACAATCGCATTGCCTTTGTGCCCTTGCTTCTGGCACAGGAGGGACTAGGCATGGGGCCGATTTCACTTCTTGAGAAG CCCGCAGTTATTGAAGAACGTAACGGCGAAATAGAATATCGTGTTGTCAACAATGATGGTGACCGGGAGAGTCTTATCGTCCTGAGTGGGCTGAAATGcgtcttccagaagcagcTACCGGAAATGCCTAAGAGCTATATCGCGCGCCTCGTCTACGATAGAGCTCACATGTCTATTGCCATTATGAGGAAGCCGTTAGCAGTAGTAGGTGGTATTACGTACCGGTCGTTTAAGCACCGCAAGTTCGCCGAAATTGTCTTCTGCGCTGTCTTATCAGACGAACAGGCCAAGGGCTACGGGGCGCACCTCATGTTGCATCTGAAGGACTACATTAAGGCATTATCAAATATGATGCATCTCCTGACCTATGCCGACAACTCGGCCATTCCCTATTTTAAGAAATAA